One bacterium genomic window, GCGAAGAGGTTCACGGCGATGATATCGAACTCTCCCACACGGAGGCAAGTGGTCTCCACGCTACGACCACGACGCAGCTTGATGGTCCGCCGGTCGCTTGCATCACATTGATATCTGCCTTCGTATCCGGTCTCGGTCTTCTTGACGCTGTTCGTCTGCAAAGACTTGCACTCGATCCGGAACTCGTGCCCTTTGTACGTCACGGTCAGGTCGCCTTTCCGGCTTCTATCGTGGTCGTCGGCCTTGTGGACGTTCGTGAACACGGGATCTGAGAAGTGCATCTTTCGCAGCTTGTACTCCGCGACATACCCGAGCATGAGGCCCCGCATGCTGGGATTCTGACGGACGATGTCCGTGAGTTCCTGCTCGGTCAGATCCCACCGTTTGAGAATGCTCTCGCGCTGCTCAGGTGACATACCATAGACTCCTGTTTTCTGCTTCTTTCGGCATTGAGAAGTAAGCAAGCATACGGCGGCCCCGGCGAACGGTCAATGCCTGCGGCGCGGCATGACAAGATGATCGAACTGGTGGACCGGATGCTCGA contains:
- a CDS encoding restriction endonuclease, producing the protein MSPEQRESILKRWDLTEQELTDIVRQNPSMRGLMLGYVAEYKLRKMHFSDPVFTNVHKADDHDRSRKGDLTVTYKGHEFRIECKSLQTNSVKKTETGYEGRYQCDASDRRTIKLRRGRSVETTCLRVGEFDIIAVNLFAFEEKWRFAFALNSDLPRSNYQKYPPAVRRQLLATLMPVTLPLEPPYVESPIPLLERLSGRS